Below is a window of Myxococcaceae bacterium JPH2 DNA.
TCAGATTGGCCGCCACATGATGAGCCTGTGGGTGCCCCAAGCCGTCCACGCGGCGGCGGAGCTGGGCCTCGCGGATGCGCTCGCGCAAGGCCCCGCCACCCCCGCGCAGTTGGCCCAGCGACTCGGCCTCCACGCGGATGCCACGCATCGCCTGCTCAACGCGCTCGTCGTGCTCGACCTCGTCAGCGTGAGCGATGGAACCTTCGGGCTCACCGAGCAGGGGGCGTTCCTGTGCTCGGACTCACCCAAGTCGCGGCGCGCCTGGGCTCGGCTCATGGGGGGTGACTCCGTGTGGCGCGCCTGGGGCAAGCTCACCGACTGCGTGCGCACGGGCGCTCCCGCATATGCGGCGGGAGAACGGCGCACCTCGGAGACCGAGACCTTCGATGCGCTGGCGGAGGACCCCGTCGCCGCCGAGGTCTTCCACCGCGCCATGGCGGACGGCACGCGCGGCGTGGCTCCGGACATCATCGCGGCCCTGGACTTCAAAGGCGTCCGGAACATCGTGGACGTGGGCGGTGGGCACGGCGAACTCTTGTGCGCGGCCCTCGAGGCGCATCCCCAAGTGCGCGGCGAGGTCTTCGACCTGGCGCATGCGAAGCCCGGCGCCACCGCGCTCCTCGCGCGTCGTGGACTGTCAACGCGAGCCAGCTTCCGCGCGGGAGACCTGTTCCGCGAGCGGCCCCCCACGGCGGACCTGCTCTTGATGAAGAGCGTCATCCACGACTGGGACGATGCGCGCTCGCTCACGATTCTCCAGCGCTGCCGTGAGGCGTTGAGCGACGACGGAACCCTCGTGGTCATCGAGCCCACCGCACAGCCCGCGGGCGCGTCCGTGCCGCCGGCCTTCGCGTGGATCGTCGCGTTCAGCGACCTGAACATGTTGGTCAACACAGGCGGACGCGAGCGCACCGCCGCTGAGTTCACCGCGCTCCTGGAGCGGGCCGAGCTGCGCGTCGAGCAGGTCCGCCCCACGGCGAACGGCTTCTACAGCAACTTCGTCTGCCGGCGCGCCCGGTGAGAGGTTCTCCACGGCTCGGAGCCATTGACCCGGCCGTGGAGTGAGCCGAGGCGCGGCAAGAGCCGCCCTCGGAGCCCGTCAGCACGACTCGTTGTAGAGCTCGGACCAGTACGGCGTCTGGTGGCCTCGCACGATGACGGGGGCGTGGCAGTAACAGGTCGTGCTCCCCACCTCGACCGTCTTGGACGCATCGCTGTAATAGACAATCTTGAAGTCACCGGAGCAGTACGCGACAGCATCCTGGCGAGCGCCGATGCTGGACGAATCCGTCGGTTCCTCGACCGCGGCCCCTCCACATCCAGCCAACAGCCCCACGACAATGCATCCACCCATGATCTGCTTGCGCATGAACGCTCCGGTTCCTGTGTTGAGCTTGTACGGCGGCGCGAGAATAAAAAGAGTCAATGTCTCGCTGGCAATCCGAGGCACGACAGACCCATGACTCGGACCTCTCACCTCCTGGCGCCCCCTGCGGGCACCGCGAAATGAGGTCTGACTGGAACCAGGGCGGGTGTGATTCCTCACCGGGCCATGAGTCATGACACCGAGCCGTGATATCGCACCCCCCTTCGGTGCCGGGAGGAGCATTCACGATGCGCAAGGGAAGCTGGCTGGTGTTCGTGCTGTGCGCGATGGGCTGCGGCCAGGAGGAGTCCGCCACGGTGTCTCTCTTCCCCGTCGAGGACTCGGGCATCTCGGGGACCCTCACGGTGGAGGAGACCGAGGGCAAGGCCGGACTCGGCGAGGTCCGCTTCGCCTTCACCTTGGACAACCCCCAAGGCGTGAAGACGATTGGATATGTGCACGAGGGAAGCTGCGCCAACCTGGGCATGCACGAGCACACCGAGGGCTTTGAGCCCGACAGCTTCCTGCGCCAGGCCTACGCCACGCGAGAAGGGCACTCCTTCCACCTGGAGCACCTGGACGCCTTTCAAGACAACCATGCCTTCGCGGTCCACGCGTATGGAGACAGCTCCACCGACGCGAGTGGCCGCGTGCTGGCGTGCGGCGACATCTGACGGGCCGACCTCAATCGTCGGTGGCCACGGAGGACTCGAGGACGCCGCGCAGACGACGCACGCCCTCGCGAATGCGCTCCGCGGGGAGCGTGCCGAAGCCCAGCACCCAACCTGGGCGCGCGGGCTTGCCCAGGAAGTAACGCGAGAGGTTCACAATCCCGACGCCGGCTTCGCGCGCCTGCGTCGTGACGTCGCGCTCCAATCGCAAGCCACCCTTCCGGAGCAGCACGCTCAGGTGCAGACCGGCGGTCGAGGGCAACGGCTGGAGCCACTCGCCCCCTGCGCGGTCCAGTTCCTCCAGGATGCGCTCGTGGCGGTCTTCGTACTCGCGACGCATCTTCCGGATGTGCCGCGCGAGGAGGCCCGTGTCGATGAAGCGAGCCAGCGCCGCCTGCGAAGCCAGATGGGTATGCCAGTCCGTTACCCGCTTCGCCGCGCGCAGCGCGCCCTGCACAGACGGCGGAGCGACCAGGAATCCCAGCCGCAGCTCCGGCAACATCACCTTGGAGAACGAGCCGACGTAGAAGACTCGCCCCGAGCGATCCAATCCGTGCAGTGTCTCCAGCGGGCGGCCACCGAAGCGGAACTCGCTGTCGTAGTCGTCCTCGATGACGACGGCGTCGCGCCGCTTCGCCCACTCCAGCAGCGCGAGCCTGCGCGCGGGCGACAAGGCCATGCCGAGCGGGAACTGGTGCGAGGGCGTCACATAGACGAGGCGCGCCGAGTCCGGGAGCGCGCTCACCACGAGCCCCTCGGCGTCCACCGGAACGGGGACGATGCGCGCGCCCATGGACTGGAAGAGGAAGCGCGCTGGTGAATAGCCGGGCTCCTCCAACGCGATGCAGTCCCCCGGCTCGATGAAGACGCGGCCGATGAGATCCAACGCCTGCTGGGCTCCACTCGTGATGAGGATGTCATCGGGACTGGCGCGGACACCTCGCGCGAGCCCCACGTGGCGCGACACCGCCTCGCGAAGGCCGCGCAGGCCGGCGGTCTCGGCGTAGCCCTCGGACCGGGTCGTGGCGCGAAACTGGCGCGCCATGAGCCGGCGCCACGCCTCGAAGGGGAAGGCCCGCGTGTCGGGGACGCCCACGCGAAAGTCGTAGGGTACGGCGGCCTCACGGACACGCTCGGGGGGAAGCGTGCTCCAGATGTCCCGCGCGCGCAGGTGCACTCCGGGCTCCGCCTTCGCGCTCGCGCCCGGAGAGGCGGCGGCCCCTTGCACGAAGCTCCCCGCGCGCGTGCGCCCCGCCATGAGCCCCTCGGCGGTCAGCCACTCGTACGCCACGCTCGCGGTGTTGCGGGACACCGACAGGCTCCGGGCCAGGTCACGCGTGGGAGGGAGCCGCTCCCCAGGCTTCAGCCGGCCATCGAGTATGGCCGCCCGCAACGCTCGGTAAATCTGCCCCGCGAGGTCTCGGCGGTCCTGGAGGTTGACGTGAAGGTCCATGGACCCTGCCCATAGATTGGCCCAGTGAGATTCGTCAATCCTGGCTCTCCCATCGGGCCAGCATCGGGCGCACAGTGCCGTCACTTCCCACGGAGAAACCTATGACCGCCCTCGCTTCCCTCCCCGTCCACTCCGACCGCATCCCCTGGATTCCGATGGGCCCCCCGGGCCTCTCGTTCAAGCCGCTGCGCTTCTACAAGGACAACCGCGGCTGGACGTACATGTTCCGCGTCGAGCCGGGCACCGTCATCCCGCGCCACCGCCACACGGGCGAGGTGCATGCCTTCAACCTCGTGGGCAAGCGCCAGTTGCTCGACACCGGCGAAGTGGTG
It encodes the following:
- a CDS encoding PLP-dependent aminotransferase family protein, translated to MDLHVNLQDRRDLAGQIYRALRAAILDGRLKPGERLPPTRDLARSLSVSRNTASVAYEWLTAEGLMAGRTRAGSFVQGAAASPGASAKAEPGVHLRARDIWSTLPPERVREAAVPYDFRVGVPDTRAFPFEAWRRLMARQFRATTRSEGYAETAGLRGLREAVSRHVGLARGVRASPDDILITSGAQQALDLIGRVFIEPGDCIALEEPGYSPARFLFQSMGARIVPVPVDAEGLVVSALPDSARLVYVTPSHQFPLGMALSPARRLALLEWAKRRDAVVIEDDYDSEFRFGGRPLETLHGLDRSGRVFYVGSFSKVMLPELRLGFLVAPPSVQGALRAAKRVTDWHTHLASQAALARFIDTGLLARHIRKMRREYEDRHERILEELDRAGGEWLQPLPSTAGLHLSVLLRKGGLRLERDVTTQAREAGVGIVNLSRYFLGKPARPGWVLGFGTLPAERIREGVRRLRGVLESSVATDD
- a CDS encoding helix-turn-helix domain-containing protein, with product MLEPKPVSEYQIGRHMMSLWVPQAVHAAAELGLADALAQGPATPAQLAQRLGLHADATHRLLNALVVLDLVSVSDGTFGLTEQGAFLCSDSPKSRRAWARLMGGDSVWRAWGKLTDCVRTGAPAYAAGERRTSETETFDALAEDPVAAEVFHRAMADGTRGVAPDIIAALDFKGVRNIVDVGGGHGELLCAALEAHPQVRGEVFDLAHAKPGATALLARRGLSTRASFRAGDLFRERPPTADLLLMKSVIHDWDDARSLTILQRCREALSDDGTLVVIEPTAQPAGASVPPAFAWIVAFSDLNMLVNTGGRERTAAEFTALLERAELRVEQVRPTANGFYSNFVCRRAR
- a CDS encoding cupin domain-containing protein produces the protein MTALASLPVHSDRIPWIPMGPPGLSFKPLRFYKDNRGWTYMFRVEPGTVIPRHRHTGEVHAFNLVGKRQLLDTGEVVGPGTYVYEPVGNVDSWMAVGDEPVVILITIFGAIEYMGPDGAVTKRVTSDDRLETYRRWCETNGAEFLATLE